TCGCAGTTTTCAAGAACGTTCGACTTCGGTCAACGACTAACTTGTACATCGTTGCTCTAGCACTGAGCGATCTGCTGTCCGCCATTTTCGTGATGCCTTTCGTTTGCGGCGTGCTTGTAGCCAGTAAATGGATTTTCGGTGACGTGATTTGCCATTTTCACGCTTTCTTTGGCTTATTTGTAACATACGTTTCCCCCGTAACGATGGGTCTGACGGCTGTGAATCGATATGTGAGGATGTGCAAGCCAGACGAGGTATACAGGAGATGGTTTTCAAAGCGGATGTATATTGCTTTCCTCACGTGTGTGTGGATCGTCGTTGTTTGCTACGTTGCCGTTCAAGAGCACCGGTTCATTCCAGGTTATGCGCGGTGTTCCCTCGAACATCACGGCTATGCTGGGAAAATGATTCATTACTGCATTGTCCTCGTTCTCTTCTTTTTGACACCTCTGATAACAACTGTTTTCTGCTACCGAAAAGTGTCGAAGATGATACACCAGCACAACGAAAATGCTTTAACTAATATTCAGCAAGGCGTTAACACGGTTATCGGGCACGAAAAAAATATCAGTAAATCCCTCTTTGCAGTCGTTTTTGCCTTCATGGTTTGTTGGGTACCATTTTGGATTATTGTAATCCTACGGCGTTTCTTCCTTGAGGAAAAAATTTCTCGAAACGTCGAACTCTTGTGCATGTTTCTCCTCTATTTCTCCAACACAATAAACTCTTTCGTGTATGCAGGAATGAATTCCGCTTTCAGACGAGAATTTCGTAAGCTACTCCTCTACAAACAATGTCGTAAAGATACCGTTGCATCTGGCAGAGAAGGGGCAAACACAAGAAGTAAACACGCGCAGCAACGTATCGGATAAAGCTTACTGAGTTGGATACACAACACCACCGTAGACCGTTTTCCAGGAAGCTGTGTGTTTCAGTAATCCAGTCATTTCACTTTGGTGTTGATCAAAATTTTACTTGTTTCCACTCATAGACATCGGTACACTTCCATTTGACTCACTTAGCGTTTCACAAAATTAACAATCATCCGATGGATCTTATTTTTGCCCACATTCCGAACCTTGGTTCTTGATCCGGCCGCAAGTGTACCGATctcgaaagaaagaaagaaaggtcaACCTCACGAGCTGGGCGATTGCGATCTTTgcgttgaattcgcacatttcttgtcaaactttataacacttgaaagaaaaagaaaactaacaaacacaaaaacccggtatcttgccatcatttgatatagatgcttcactgtttcgcgagtaaacatgccgcggtaacttgatcacggctcCCGCTGAactcgatgtcactttcgattttgcgatttacttgtgaagccaaaagtacaataacaaaattgaacggagcaaaaatttaccaaaatgtttttcgctgatggtaactttttatattcgcggttcaaatttaatgttgttttcatgtcgtaaattttgttgctgatggcaaaatattttatcggttagtgtaaaacgcagacagcagactgcagaccgggggtcaAGTGCAGACTGAGGgtgaaatgcagactgcagactacagaccaggggtaaaatgcagactgagggtaaaataaatattcatgataaaaaaacgagtcataaggataaaataaagagtgtttaAAACACagtcctgttttacatctgtcaacaactgccattatcatgactgcaggtcgctgcaccttttggggaccTTGCTGTTAAGAGTCCATGGAAAATTAgatcgttgaaatcatctgtgctttgtttttgcggtTTCAGATGCATTAAgatgttcaaagttatttctcacaccgGTGCATCGAGCGATATCGattgaaaaaccaacaattattacttgtaatacctgaaaggtatccgagttataatcccggttgtcttttttcggtgcgacgaaatgcacaaagaatttcatgtattccgagcaattaggacgcgggcTTTCATTAGTTAAGCTATacgtgataacccctagggagaggatgtaattgaaaatatgaacatcttccagatgcaaaacaaccgaacttgtgaactaaaggataaaaataacgtacacgaaagcgaatgaaaggatcctaataagaatTTTTTACATCTCAGTGATCTTGGCTTAAACCGACTGAaacgttaaattgttgcaaaTTAACGGTATCTCTGTCTAcaattggtattgtagccataggtgttaaaataaattgagttattgggtaattactcagTGACTTTGTTCGGTGCAGCAAAATGgttaaaagcaactcacttaaggaaactatactttttccaacaacaacaaggattcaaacagcttcaattcttacagagtttgATGAAAATCccgatttataacatgcggtggggcaaccaaagtgatgggagctgtgttggggtttcagtgtgaaagtacaaacgggtaCGAACACTCATTATTTTatcttatgactcgtttttcattattaatattttattttaccctaggtctgcattttacccctggtctgcagtctgcgttttacactgaccgatattttattctcgatcaaccgtcctgaaaactttcttccgctcttcctaaaaactgtgtatcaatatttatttacttttgcatcaatatttgttttgcataaagcaagctaacaaaaccTGTACcagcttagttcgcatttttgagcgttaaaatagaattttcggtcctatgcttctgttacaaagtggtatatattttaggtcacccatctaGATACTAACCCCGACGGAAAGGGATacacttcagtgaacttttgtattgcTGTCAGACACTCAGAGTGCACGCTAAAACTTGTGGGGAAAAGAAGTTGTGatggaacttgaaaatgatcaacgtGTCAGcgtagaagccaatgtttctcgattcccttttattttcttcaatatttgtgggtttagtactttgctagtaaccgcatgtcttctcagggggctatttacttAAGACTTCTATCATGGCACTAccatgatatacaataccaaaacaatatcgtgtactgttagagctacatacgTGAATCTCCTGGAAttcaaaacgcagctcagttgacaatatggaataaagtgctgtgttactgcactaccacacttacgcaatgcgtgcctattttttctgaagatgacatgaatttcttctttctgacaaatgattaataggctggtagccaggtttttaacaacagaaaaagatctttttcgtcgtatgaacgtgtgagccaaagggcctctgctggtactaCTTCTCGGTGACcgcttaaatggtcttaatgacccacgacttgaaaaaatggcctggaacgctgcagttcaataccacccaactcagtcccttctgtttttgagtaacacgtaccacagacAACCCAGCTTACGCTCATGGAGCCTCTAGTTTTCTACTTAATCGATGAGGACAAAATAATACGATATTTTGCGTTACATTTACCATTTCCTTGTTCAGCTAAAAATACAATTACAGCGATTATCGATCACACGCACCCCTCAACGACTGTTTTTCACTTTTCGGAAGTAAATTTAGATGGACGTCAATTAAATGTTTCCATATAAATAGTCTTGTTTACTTGGCGGCAACCGAATTTGTCACggaaaacatttgattgacgtcaaCCTAAATTTTAgtttcgaaatatgaaaaaaaaaatgtcgttgTGGGGCGCGTCTGACTGGTAACCcctgtagaaaaaaaaagaagaaagaagtgCCTCCCAAGATTTTAGCGACACATAAGATCTATGTTGTAGTTTTGTTGTTGattgtaattttcttttatttttctgaacgctaaaggaatttttttctggATCTTTTGTTGCCGCGGTGACGTATTACGTCACATTAGTAAGTTCATCTTGTTAAGCATCtactggtgtttcatatggcatCATAACATTACCATTAAGTGAAAAAGTAAAGTACCTACAGGGATAGGCAAGTCTTTGTAAcataattaaatatttaaaaaaaaaaattactttgtttACCCTCAGATTTCAgagtagctagtagctaatatctccgagcattgaaCATATACAATTGCTCAAATCATACAACACGCAAAGCCCTTCTCGGCCATCGGCAACTGATTGCTGTGGACAAAAAAACTCATCTGGTATTTGCAAGGCAGCAGGTAGAGCAGGAATGTAGCGTTAGTCGTCCACCTCATCAAAGTCGAATCTTACGTTATCATCGTAAGGAAAATCGAGATTTTTGGAGGAGTTCAAATCatacaacaaaagaaattcatCCTCCTGTTGCTCGAAAGGTTGCTATCAAGGTTTGTTAAAGGTAACTAAAAGACAAACAGagatattaatttaaaaaaaagaaaaaaaaagaccaaagCAAAACGGCGGCCGCGTCTATTTCGCAGCTTAATTTTCTAGTTCTGGTGGCGGCCTCGACCCATTCCATCGCGGCCACCGCTGCCTCATCCCGACAGCCTCCAGTGGTTGCTTTCTCAAGTAATTGCCCTCATATAGCTCGTGCCCGACGGCTCGTTCCGACAATAACACTATTCCTGGAAGCGACATTTTTAGCGGTGGCGATATGACTGGAACCAGGCGACAATGTTTTCTTAACCTTTAAGGCTAAATGTGAATTAGACCTGTCTATACAATATAGGGTATAATTCTGCATTTCAGAAGGAAAATATCATTCATAGTTATCTGATCCGGATGTCCTCAAACCATGCGCTACCACTCCCCaaagtaaaaaaacaatgggcattaatatacaaaaaaaataaaagaaaatttattaGCATTGTCATCCCAGTTTAACTTAAATATACAGCCACAGCAAATCATCTGCTCCAGATGTTCACACGAGTTCATCCAGCTCACTTTTTAAAAGGGATGTCTTTTCGTCTAACAACCGCGTCATTTTACAACTAAATCATTAAACTTGACCAAAGATAACCCTTATAGGTCAATCTACACCCGTAAAATTTGAATGGTGAATGGTCTAAAAAGGAGAAGACTAAAATAAATATGATAGGGATTTGAACTTCCCACTGgctttgtatttttgttttttgttttcccacgctaaggaaaaaaaaacaaatagaaattCACAGGGGCTGTGTTGCAGAACTTTCTACGACAGTCGATCAAGCCTTTgcttaaaaattcaaaaacgCGGATTtaaaaaaggtgaaatttctCTATAATACCACGACTTGGTTCTGTAAACATGGGATCAAAGTACAAAATAAGTGATACTTTTTTAAAAGCAGGAGATCCATAAAAATCATCAAGTTTACGACCAAGGCCAATTTTCCTCCACTAGGCAATGATTTTCTTCATAGTGCTGTAACAACTCTGCCCACATTTTATCCATTCCGAGAAGATGCTTGTTTCCTAAGTCGAAAAGAAACCACCTGTGTCAAACAGTGCTCTTTGCATGATCGGTACCACATTTGGCCTTACTTAAGTTTGATGTTTTCAGCGGAGATTCCCTTTCAGTATTAACTGATGTACACTTTTTTCTTAAAGAGATCCTTAGGTTTCTAAACTGTGAGCggatgtgtgtgtgtgtgcgcaGTTAAATGAAATGATGTGCATTTGTCAGCAAAGTGAATATCTTGAAAAGAGACTTGCTCATGTGCTTGAACGAAGGGGTCCACAACgaattttttctgcaaatttcaaATTCAAACATGTGATAGAGAGAGACAGTTGTGTAGTGGTCACCGCTTCGAGGTCTAGTTCCGTTAACGTGTTTCCGTTCGGCAAGAAACTCGACACTGTCTCTCTCGACCAAGGTGTACAAATGGGCACCGGCTATATACCGCTGGGGGTAACCCttcgatggactagcatcccgtCCAGGGAGAAGTAGCAATATCCTCAGTCGCTTCACGCTATAAGCTGCAGCCGTGGGAGCTCTAGCAGCTCGTGTCTGATTAGTCAAATAATTAAAAACGTATGTGAGACGAAAGTTCGGAACTCGAATTTG
The genomic region above belongs to Montipora capricornis isolate CH-2021 chromosome 8, ASM3666992v2, whole genome shotgun sequence and contains:
- the LOC138013621 gene encoding melatonin receptor type 1C-like, which gives rise to MTDELSSRSLFITALEVLSILSLNVLSLTGNTLICIAVFKNVRLRSTTNLYIVALALSDLLSAIFVMPFVCGVLVASKWIFGDVICHFHAFFGLFVTYVSPVTMGLTAVNRYVRMCKPDEVYRRWFSKRMYIAFLTCVWIVVVCYVAVQEHRFIPGYARCSLEHHGYAGKMIHYCIVLVLFFLTPLITTVFCYRKVSKMIHQHNENALTNIQQGVNTVIGHEKNISKSLFAVVFAFMVCWVPFWIIVILRRFFLEEKISRNVELLCMFLLYFSNTINSFVYAGMNSAFRREFRKLLLYKQCRKDTVASGREGANTRSKHAQQRIG